One part of the Candidatus Omnitrophota bacterium genome encodes these proteins:
- a CDS encoding CoA-binding protein, whose product MTVNLDKAYRELNFFFQPKSVAVIGASRNPEKVGYGVLKNLLSGGMFSLSHLKGFQGKVFAVNPKIDHILGLKCYRRITDIPEKVDLAVICVPARIVSGVLTDCAIKKVKGVTIISAGFGELGEEGKTIQKEFLKIARRAKVRIIGPNCLGTLYTPNHLNASFGPFLPLKGKIAFISQSGALVDSIVDWSVKQKYGFSAVASYGNKSDLDAPDFIAWAAKDVNTKAITLYIEGFNSGRYFFEVARRVSPIKPIISLKAGKSIAGSRAVSSHTGSLAGSYQVYKGVYKQAGVIMADTLAQMFDMAKALAYQPSAKGGRVAIITNGGGNGVMCADYCEELGIKLPRLSKKIIKKMDRTGKMHPAWSRSNPLDLVGDASSERYQIALNAVLGSGDYDGVIVIQTLQSMTNSIKDAEVVIKMQKKYKKPIISAFSGGAFTEPSVRFLEEHGIPNYNHLDRAAKAMWSLIEYGSYLKEL is encoded by the coding sequence ATGACCGTTAACTTAGACAAGGCATACCGCGAACTTAATTTTTTCTTTCAGCCGAAATCGGTAGCAGTGATCGGCGCTTCCCGTAATCCGGAAAAGGTCGGTTACGGAGTCCTTAAGAATCTTCTCTCGGGAGGAATGTTTTCGCTTTCCCACCTTAAGGGATTTCAGGGAAAGGTGTTTGCGGTCAATCCCAAGATAGATCATATCCTGGGGTTAAAATGTTATCGCCGAATCACTGATATTCCCGAAAAAGTTGACCTGGCTGTAATTTGCGTTCCGGCCAGAATAGTTTCCGGAGTGCTTACTGATTGCGCAATAAAAAAAGTTAAAGGGGTTACTATTATTTCCGCAGGATTCGGAGAGCTTGGCGAAGAAGGTAAAACCATCCAGAAAGAATTCTTAAAGATTGCCAGACGAGCTAAGGTCAGGATCATCGGACCCAATTGTTTAGGGACGCTCTATACCCCAAATCACCTCAATGCTTCTTTTGGCCCGTTTCTCCCTTTAAAAGGCAAGATAGCATTTATAAGCCAGTCCGGGGCGTTAGTAGACAGCATTGTTGATTGGTCGGTTAAGCAAAAATACGGGTTTAGCGCGGTAGCAAGTTATGGCAATAAATCTGATTTAGATGCTCCTGATTTTATCGCCTGGGCAGCTAAGGACGTTAATACCAAGGCGATCACGCTTTATATCGAAGGGTTTAACAGCGGAAGATATTTTTTTGAAGTAGCAAGAAGGGTCAGCCCGATTAAGCCGATTATATCCCTAAAGGCAGGTAAAAGCATTGCCGGAAGCAGGGCGGTCAGTTCGCACACTGGTTCGCTTGCCGGCAGTTATCAGGTTTATAAGGGAGTTTATAAGCAGGCCGGAGTGATCATGGCTGACACCCTGGCTCAGATGTTTGATATGGCCAAGGCCCTGGCTTATCAACCCTCGGCTAAAGGCGGCCGGGTGGCGATCATTACCAATGGAGGCGGCAATGGGGTGATGTGCGCTGATTATTGCGAAGAATTAGGAATAAAATTACCAAGGCTGTCGAAAAAGATAATTAAAAAGATGGATCGAACAGGCAAGATGCATCCTGCCTGGAGCAGGTCAAACCCCCTGGACCTGGTTGGAGATGCCAGTTCAGAGCGTTATCAGATTGCCCTGAACGCAGTGCTCGGGTCAGGTGATTATGACGGTGTAATAGTGATTCAAACCCTGCAGTCAATGACCAACTCTATCAAAGATGCCGAGGTTGTAATTAAGATGCAAAAAAAATACAAAAAACCAATAATCAGCGCTTTCTCCGGCGGAGCGTTTACCGAACCCAGCGTCAGGTTTTTAGAAGAGCACGGAATCCCCAACTATAATCATTTAGACCGCGCAGCAAAGGCGATGTGGTCCTTGATAGAATATGGAAGTTATCTTAAGGAATTATAA
- a CDS encoding acetate--CoA ligase family protein has product MDKMDKINKDKVLALIEKHKDEKFIPEPVAEQILNFYSIPIPAGRLAKNAGQALSFAGKIGWPVVLKIVSPQIIHKSDSGGVITGINSAAELNKAFKKILKNVKAVDRKAKIEGVYVQKMVPVSREVIIGAINDQQFGAVVMFGLGGIFVELFKDVVFRIAPINKKQARKMVNDIKGLELLKGIRGEKPIDFDSLFTAISNVSRLIYDFPQIRELDVNPVCVSAKGICAIDARIILK; this is encoded by the coding sequence ATGGATAAGATGGATAAAATAAATAAAGATAAAGTTCTGGCCTTGATCGAAAAACATAAAGACGAAAAGTTCATTCCCGAGCCGGTTGCCGAGCAGATCCTGAATTTTTATTCTATTCCCATTCCAGCGGGCCGGCTGGCCAAAAATGCCGGGCAGGCCTTGAGCTTTGCCGGAAAAATCGGCTGGCCGGTGGTCCTGAAGATAGTTTCCCCCCAGATAATCCATAAATCCGACAGCGGCGGCGTAATAACCGGGATTAACAGCGCAGCGGAACTTAACAAGGCGTTTAAAAAAATCTTAAAAAATGTTAAGGCAGTTGACCGGAAAGCTAAGATCGAAGGGGTCTATGTCCAGAAGATGGTCCCTGTTTCCAGAGAGGTAATTATCGGGGCAATAAATGACCAGCAGTTTGGGGCAGTTGTAATGTTCGGCCTGGGAGGCATTTTTGTAGAGCTGTTTAAAGACGTTGTGTTCAGGATAGCGCCGATAAACAAAAAGCAGGCCCGGAAAATGGTCAACGACATAAAAGGGCTGGAGCTTCTTAAGGGGATAAGAGGAGAAAAGCCAATAGATTTCGATTCTCTTTTTACGGCAATCAGCAATGTTTCCCGGTTGATATATGATTTTCCCCAGATCCGGGAGCTGGACGTTAATCCGGTTTGCGTTTCGGCCAAAGGGATTTGCGCGATAGATGCCAGGATTATTTTAAAATGA
- a CDS encoding DUF177 domain-containing protein, with protein MKIDITLIPPEGLEVSGREDPALLELNTDDIDFVSPLAIKCRAVGTADGINISGLFEAEARFRCSRCAEKFFSNIKGSFSFDRSIEEKTILDITDSIREEVILSYPSVLLCKKDCRGLCLHCGQNLNRKKCKCKTTAVDGRLSKLKEWKG; from the coding sequence ATGAAAATAGACATTACCCTGATACCTCCGGAAGGGTTAGAGGTCAGCGGCCGGGAGGATCCCGCGCTTTTAGAATTAAACACCGACGACATAGATTTTGTTTCGCCCCTGGCCATAAAATGCAGGGCTGTCGGGACCGCTGATGGTATCAACATCAGCGGTTTATTCGAGGCTGAGGCCAGGTTCAGATGCAGCCGCTGTGCCGAGAAGTTTTTCTCTAACATAAAAGGCAGTTTTAGTTTTGATCGCTCAATAGAAGAAAAAACTATTTTGGACATAACTGATAGTATCCGGGAAGAGGTGATCCTGAGCTATCCTTCGGTACTGCTTTGCAAAAAAGACTGCCGGGGTTTGTGTCTGCACTGCGGCCAGAATTTGAACAGAAAAAAATGCAAATGCAAAACCACAGCTGTTGACGGCAGATTAAGTAAACTTAAAGAGTGGAAGGGGTAA
- the rpmF gene encoding 50S ribosomal protein L32, translated as MAHPKRRHSKSRSKKRRTHWKLSEPQFSNCPRCGQAKMPHRVCPGCGYYKDKKVLEIKKKEKKKKS; from the coding sequence ATGGCGCATCCAAAAAGAAGACATTCTAAGTCAAGATCCAAAAAAAGAAGAACCCACTGGAAATTGTCAGAACCGCAGTTTTCAAATTGCCCGCGCTGCGGCCAGGCAAAAATGCCTCACAGGGTGTGCCCGGGCTGCGGGTATTATAAAGATAAAAAGGTCCTGGAGATCAAGAAAAAGGAAAAGAAAAAGAAGAGCTGA